Within Azoarcus sp. DD4, the genomic segment GCCGAACTCGGCATCGACCTTGCGCATCGCGCGGCGGAACTCGACTGCTTCCGAGAGCGACTCATCGACCAGCGCCGGTCCGCCCGGCGGCTCCATCATCGCCGCGGCCACGTCGCAGGACGCGATGATCGCGTACTGCGGCGAGGTCGATGTATGCATCAGGTAGGCTTCATTGAAAATGTCGCGATCGAGCTTGCGAGTCTCCGAGTCCTGCACCAGGATCTGCGAAGCCTGACTGAGGCCCGCCAGCAGCTTGTGGGTCGATTGCGTCGAAAAAATCATCGACTCGCGGCAGCGCGGGCGGTCTTCGCCGATTGCGTGGTAGTCGCCGTAGAAGTCGTGGAAGGCGGCGTGCGGCAGCCAGGCTTCGTCGAAGTGCAGCGTATCTATCCTGCCGTCGAGCATCTCCTTGATGGTCTCGACGTTGTACACCACGCCGTCGTAGGTCGACTGGGTGATGGTCAGAATACGCGGCTTCTTGTTCTTGGCCTCGCGTGCGAAGGGGTTGGCCTCGATCTTCTTCTGGATGTTCTCCATCGAGAACTCCTCCAGCGGGATCGGGCCGATGATGCCGTAATGGTTGCGCGTTGGCGTCAGGAACACCGGCACCGCGCCAGTCATGATGATCGAGTGGAGAATCGACTTGTGGCAGTTGCGGTCCACCACCACGATGTCACCTGGCGCCACGGTGGTGTGCCACACCATCTTGTTCGAGGTCGAGGTGCCGTTGGTGACAAAGTAGAGGTGATCGCAGTTGAAGATGCGCGCAGCGTTGCGCTCCGACGCCGCGACCGGCCCCGTGTGGTCGAGCAACTGGCCGAGCTCTTCGACCGCGTTGCAGACGTCTGCACGCAGCATGTTCTCGCCAAAGAACTGGTGGAACATCTGCCCCACCGGGCTCTTCAGGAAGGCAACGCCACCGGAGTGCCCCGGGCAGTGCCAGGAGTAGGAGCCGTCGGCCGCATAGTGGGTAAGCGCACGGAAGAAGGGCGGCGGCAGCGAATCGAGGTAGTTGCGCGCCTCCCGCACCACATAGCGCGCGATGAACTCCGGCGTGTCCTCGAACATGTGGATGAAGCCGTGCATCTCGCGCAGCACGTCGTTCGGAATGTGCCGGCTGGTGCGCGTCTCACCGTACAGGAAAATCGGGATGTCGGCGTTGCGAAGGCGGATTTCCTCGACGAAGCTGCGCAGGTCGGCAATGGCCTTGGCCGATGCCTCGGGCGACGAGAATTCCTCGTCGTCGATCGACAGGATGAAGCCGGAACCGCGGCTCTGCTGCTGGGCGAAGGACGTGAGGTCGCCATAGCTGGTGACGCC encodes:
- a CDS encoding arginine/lysine/ornithine decarboxylase; the encoded protein is MRFHFPIIIIDEDFRSENTSGLGIRALAKAIEEEGMEVLGVTSYGDLTSFAQQQSRGSGFILSIDDEEFSSPEASAKAIADLRSFVEEIRLRNADIPIFLYGETRTSRHIPNDVLREMHGFIHMFEDTPEFIARYVVREARNYLDSLPPPFFRALTHYAADGSYSWHCPGHSGGVAFLKSPVGQMFHQFFGENMLRADVCNAVEELGQLLDHTGPVAASERNAARIFNCDHLYFVTNGTSTSNKMVWHTTVAPGDIVVVDRNCHKSILHSIIMTGAVPVFLTPTRNHYGIIGPIPLEEFSMENIQKKIEANPFAREAKNKKPRILTITQSTYDGVVYNVETIKEMLDGRIDTLHFDEAWLPHAAFHDFYGDYHAIGEDRPRCRESMIFSTQSTHKLLAGLSQASQILVQDSETRKLDRDIFNEAYLMHTSTSPQYAIIASCDVAAAMMEPPGGPALVDESLSEAVEFRRAMRKVDAEFGESDWWFKVWGPEFLAEEGIGERDDWMLKNGERWHGFGHLAPGFNMLDPIKATVITPGLDVEGDFAEWGIPAGILTRYLAEHGIIVEKTGLYSFFIMFTIGITKGRWNTLVTELQQFKDDYDRNQPLWRVMPDFIAKHPRYEKVGLKDLCAQIHSFYKAHDVARLTTEMYLSDMVPAMKPADAFAKMAHREIERVPIDELEGRVTAMLVTPYPPGIPLLIPGERFNATIVRYLQFARDFNARFPGFETDIHGLVKTDDGRYHVDCVRAD